In Herbaspirillum seropedicae, a single window of DNA contains:
- a CDS encoding N-acetyl sugar amidotransferase — protein sequence MLQNPDISQVDLKICSRCIYDERVPAIHFDDQGVCNYCRQVESLINQYGTGRPKGEAEFARILDDIRRDGRGKQYDCIVGVSGGTDSSYLVHLAKQWGLRPLAVHYDNTWNSAIATMNIHKVLDGLGVDLYTHVVANKEADDIFRSFFLSGVAEIEASTDLGYAYLLRKVAAKYSIKYILEGHSFVEEGITPLGRNYFDGRYIQAIHQQFGSMPMKTYPLMTFSRFLKSALFNQVKFIRPLWYLNYSKEDAKKFLSETFGWRYYGGHHLENRMTAFYHSVYLPQKFGGDMRNNTLSARARNGNMSREQAWAEYNSPPLVEDELVSYFKKRLGLSDKVYEQIMQAPAKNWTQYPTYKKRFERLRPLFYMLAKANLVPMSFYLKYCFPAKAPT from the coding sequence GTGCTGCAAAATCCTGATATCAGCCAAGTCGATCTTAAAATCTGCTCTCGCTGCATCTACGATGAGCGGGTACCTGCCATCCACTTCGATGATCAAGGCGTATGCAACTATTGCCGCCAGGTAGAGAGCCTGATCAATCAGTACGGTACGGGCCGTCCGAAAGGTGAAGCCGAGTTTGCCCGCATTCTCGATGATATTCGCCGCGATGGGCGAGGCAAGCAATATGATTGCATCGTCGGCGTGAGCGGTGGTACAGACTCATCCTACCTTGTCCACCTCGCCAAGCAATGGGGCTTGCGACCGCTTGCGGTGCACTATGACAATACATGGAACTCCGCCATTGCCACCATGAATATCCACAAGGTCCTCGACGGCCTGGGTGTGGATTTATATACCCACGTGGTGGCCAACAAGGAGGCAGATGACATCTTCCGGTCGTTCTTTCTCTCCGGCGTCGCAGAAATTGAGGCATCAACCGACCTGGGTTATGCCTATCTGCTGCGCAAGGTGGCGGCCAAGTATTCGATCAAGTACATTCTGGAGGGCCACTCGTTCGTTGAAGAGGGCATCACTCCTCTGGGACGAAACTATTTTGACGGACGCTATATCCAGGCTATTCACCAGCAGTTCGGATCCATGCCGATGAAGACATATCCGCTGATGACGTTTTCGCGCTTCCTGAAGTCGGCATTGTTCAATCAGGTGAAATTCATCCGGCCGCTTTGGTATCTAAATTACTCCAAGGAAGACGCAAAGAAATTTCTCTCCGAAACATTCGGATGGCGCTACTACGGTGGACATCATCTGGAGAACCGTATGACCGCCTTCTATCACAGCGTCTACCTGCCGCAAAAATTCGGTGGCGACATGCGCAACAATACGCTTTCGGCGCGTGCGCGAAACGGCAACATGTCGCGAGAGCAAGCATGGGCCGAATATAACTCGCCGCCGTTGGTCGAAGATGAACTGGTCAGCTATTTCAAAAAGCGTCTCGGCCTGAGCGATAAGGTGTATGAACAGATCATGCAAGCGCCAGCCAAGAACTGGACACAATATCCCACCTATAAGAAACGGTTCGAGCGCCTGCGACCGCTCTTCTACATGCTTGCCAAGGCGAATCTCGTCCCGATGAGCTTCTATCTCAAGTACTGTTTCCCGGCCAAAGCTCCCACATGA
- the hisH gene encoding imidazole glycerol phosphate synthase subunit HisH: MITIVNYGMGNLGSLLNMFKRIGVKARIESDPEAVRDAEKLVLPGVGAFDAAMHRINETPGLRAALDHKALIERVPVIGVCLGMQLLTRSSEEGKLPGLGWIDGEAIRFPRIDGLKVPHMGWNVAHPATPSALTNDIGIEPRYYFVHSYFVKVDNPVHSLMRTQYGVEFDSAIGRDNIYGAQFHPEKSHRFGMKILQNFAEL, from the coding sequence ATGATTACCATCGTCAACTACGGAATGGGAAATCTTGGCTCCTTGCTGAACATGTTCAAGCGTATCGGGGTCAAGGCGCGTATCGAATCCGATCCCGAGGCCGTCCGGGATGCGGAGAAGCTGGTGCTCCCGGGTGTCGGCGCCTTTGATGCGGCCATGCATCGAATCAATGAGACTCCAGGGCTGCGTGCAGCACTGGACCACAAAGCGCTGATAGAGCGTGTTCCTGTGATAGGCGTTTGCCTGGGGATGCAGTTGCTCACGCGCTCCAGCGAGGAAGGCAAGTTGCCCGGCCTTGGCTGGATTGACGGGGAGGCTATACGCTTCCCACGAATTGATGGTCTCAAAGTGCCCCATATGGGCTGGAATGTAGCGCATCCCGCCACGCCAAGTGCGCTCACCAACGATATAGGCATCGAGCCACGCTACTACTTCGTGCACTCTTATTTCGTGAAGGTCGACAATCCTGTGCATTCGCTGATGCGTACGCAGTATGGAGTCGAGTTCGATTCGGCGATTGGCCGTGACAATATTTATGGCGCGCAATTTCACCCGGAAAAGAGCCATCGCTTTGGCATGAAAATCCTACAGAATTTCGCGGAGCTCTGA
- a CDS encoding AglZ/HisF2 family acetamidino modification protein → MLRTRVIPALLLQHESLVKTQRFSTFDYVGDPCNTVRIFNELEVDELFFLDIAASREKKGPNLQLLADIANECFMPLGYGGGIRSLDDARSVFSIGFEKVAVNTHALENPSLISEIATEYGSQAVVVSVDVKGGVLGGQTVRSHSGRHNTGRDPVAWAQEAERLGAGELFLTAIDREGTWSGFDIDLVKKVTDAVSIPVIAHGGAGSLSDIRKVVKQAGASAVALGSMVVYQKQGNGILVHFPETKELEATLA, encoded by the coding sequence ATGCTGCGTACCCGAGTTATTCCAGCGCTGCTGTTGCAACATGAGAGTCTAGTGAAGACCCAGAGGTTTTCTACGTTTGATTATGTGGGAGACCCCTGCAATACGGTCCGAATCTTTAACGAACTCGAAGTGGACGAACTCTTTTTCCTCGACATCGCAGCTTCGCGCGAAAAGAAAGGGCCAAACCTTCAACTGCTCGCTGATATTGCCAATGAGTGTTTCATGCCACTCGGCTATGGCGGAGGGATCCGGAGCCTGGACGATGCTCGTTCAGTCTTCAGTATCGGGTTCGAGAAAGTGGCAGTGAATACCCACGCCCTGGAAAATCCGAGCCTCATCAGCGAGATCGCTACCGAATACGGCAGTCAGGCCGTGGTCGTATCCGTCGACGTAAAGGGCGGCGTGCTCGGGGGCCAGACGGTGCGTAGCCACAGCGGCCGGCATAATACCGGGCGCGACCCCGTCGCCTGGGCGCAAGAAGCGGAACGGCTGGGCGCTGGTGAACTCTTTTTGACAGCCATTGACCGCGAGGGAACGTGGTCCGGTTTTGACATAGACCTGGTCAAGAAAGTCACCGATGCGGTCAGCATTCCGGTGATCGCGCATGGCGGAGCCGGCAGCCTCTCCGATATCCGCAAGGTGGTCAAGCAAGCTGGGGCGTCGGCGGTGGCACTTGGCAGTATGGTGGTTTACCAGAAGCAGGGGAATGGCATCCTGGTGCATTTCCCCGAAACAAAAGAGCTAGAGGCTACCCTGGCATGA
- a CDS encoding DapH/DapD/GlmU-related protein, which produces MNELRASDIARALGVALSGPDLVIRGVSSLSIPRAGTLSFRINAWDARHLPRPILVLASATPSGEAEGISVIITPHPRQAYAHIVEQLLAPTVPGIASSALIGNSVTIAPGVSIGEGVIIEDDVQIGENTRIETGALIGRGSRIGARSRIGARTVIGNEGLGSFETADGQLRNVRHLGNVRIGDDVEIGALCAVGRGTIDDTVIGNNTHIGPQVNIGHNSVIGMRCQIAGRSHLSGSVVIEDEAKLWANCTLKDGVRIGAGATVGMGALVNHDVLPGQTVATLPAIRLQKLAQFVHNFKWGR; this is translated from the coding sequence ATGAATGAATTGCGCGCGTCTGATATTGCCCGCGCTCTCGGCGTCGCGCTGAGCGGGCCGGATCTGGTCATCAGGGGGGTCTCGTCCCTGTCAATTCCTCGTGCCGGCACCCTCAGCTTCCGTATCAACGCTTGGGATGCTCGACATCTACCCCGTCCGATATTGGTACTGGCGTCTGCAACACCTTCCGGCGAGGCAGAGGGGATCAGTGTCATCATCACCCCCCATCCGCGCCAGGCTTACGCGCACATCGTGGAGCAACTGCTGGCGCCAACTGTGCCCGGCATCGCATCAAGCGCCCTGATAGGAAACTCGGTGACCATCGCTCCAGGAGTAAGCATAGGCGAGGGCGTCATCATCGAAGATGACGTGCAGATCGGTGAGAACACGCGTATCGAGACCGGAGCATTAATTGGCCGTGGCTCACGTATCGGGGCCCGCAGCCGCATCGGCGCCCGCACCGTGATCGGCAATGAAGGCTTGGGCAGTTTCGAGACGGCCGATGGACAATTGCGCAATGTGCGCCATCTCGGCAATGTGCGCATTGGCGATGACGTGGAGATCGGCGCCTTGTGCGCAGTGGGACGTGGCACCATAGACGATACTGTCATCGGCAACAACACCCATATCGGTCCGCAGGTCAACATCGGGCACAACAGCGTGATTGGCATGCGTTGCCAGATCGCTGGGCGCAGCCACCTAAGTGGAAGCGTCGTTATCGAAGATGAGGCTAAGCTATGGGCGAACTGCACGCTCAAGGACGGAGTACGTATCGGAGCCGGCGCAACGGTAGGTATGGGGGCTCTCGTCAATCATGATGTACTTCCGGGCCAGACAGTCGCTACGCTACCAGCGATCAGGCTGCAGAAGCTGGCGCAATTCGTACACAATTTCAAATGGGGACGCTAA
- a CDS encoding ketoacyl-ACP synthase III, with the protein MAIGIKDIAVYLPSGRESNLDLASRFDVTEDFLANKIGVLHRTTRSPGQETSDMAFEALEQLLRQGKVVRDEIQVMIVVTQNPDSRLPHVSGLLHARAALPKQCATFDLSLGCSGYVYGLSVLTSFMQANGLEKGVLITCDPYSKIVDPEDKNTVLLFGDAATATLVGADPVLVPASFDFGSQGDATGSLHERDGRLHMNGRDVFNFAATVVPGSVTATLEKAGLDREDIDVYLFHQGSRYIVETLTKRLKLDSAKVRIDINDTGNTVSSSIPLLLAKELHNTIAQRILLCGFGVGLSWASCICQRTEKTHGNH; encoded by the coding sequence ATGGCTATCGGAATCAAGGACATCGCGGTATATCTGCCTTCCGGACGGGAATCCAATCTCGATCTTGCAAGCCGGTTCGACGTAACAGAAGATTTCCTCGCCAACAAGATCGGTGTGCTCCATCGTACAACGCGCTCGCCGGGTCAAGAAACCAGCGACATGGCCTTTGAGGCCCTGGAACAGTTGCTGCGCCAAGGCAAGGTAGTGCGCGATGAAATCCAGGTCATGATCGTCGTGACCCAGAATCCAGATTCCCGCCTGCCCCACGTCTCTGGCTTGCTGCATGCGCGTGCAGCGCTGCCAAAACAGTGCGCGACCTTCGACCTCTCGCTTGGCTGCTCCGGATATGTCTATGGTCTTTCGGTATTGACCTCGTTCATGCAAGCCAACGGACTGGAGAAGGGTGTGCTGATCACCTGCGATCCCTACAGCAAGATCGTCGACCCCGAAGACAAGAACACCGTCCTGCTTTTTGGCGACGCGGCCACCGCTACCTTGGTGGGAGCCGACCCGGTGCTGGTACCAGCCTCGTTCGACTTCGGATCACAAGGCGACGCCACCGGGTCACTTCACGAGCGCGATGGCCGCCTGCACATGAATGGCCGCGACGTATTCAACTTCGCAGCAACTGTGGTCCCGGGGAGCGTCACGGCCACACTTGAGAAGGCGGGGCTGGACCGTGAAGATATCGACGTCTATCTATTCCATCAAGGCAGTCGCTACATTGTTGAAACACTGACCAAGCGACTCAAACTGGATTCGGCAAAGGTCCGCATCGACATCAACGACACCGGCAATACGGTGTCGTCATCGATTCCCTTGCTATTAGCTAAAGAACTGCATAACACCATCGCACAGCGCATCCTGCTGTGCGGTTTCGGCGTAGGCCTGTCGTGGGCCAGCTGCATTTGCCAAAGAACGGAGAAAACTCATGGTAACCACTGA
- a CDS encoding acyl carrier protein: protein MVTTETIINIIKESGLAQDISAFDPEKTFKQNGIDSLDVFTVLLTIEEQLNVKFSEQESNEIRSAADIVKLINSR, encoded by the coding sequence ATGGTAACCACTGAAACCATCATCAACATCATCAAAGAGTCGGGCCTGGCCCAGGATATTTCGGCCTTTGATCCCGAAAAGACGTTCAAGCAGAACGGCATTGATTCCCTCGATGTATTCACGGTGCTGCTGACGATCGAGGAACAATTGAACGTCAAGTTCTCCGAACAAGAGTCCAACGAAATCCGTAGCGCGGCCGATATCGTCAAACTCATCAACTCGCGTTGA
- a CDS encoding lipopolysaccharide biosynthesis protein, with protein MKIINPAKLAQHERLSFLFKDSVVYGGAMAVSRAFSLITFPLVARHLSVAEYGTLDLFLVLAGFLVTTLIFGQDSAVGRFFYEYEDLEQRKQVISQSLVIQAVVCLGAVVILFLLSGRVAALVSTADGSTRYFNIVLAQVPFTLAVNFAQNLLKWTFSRRAFLIMSIGYSAAQASGLAIAVFLFDVSTETVLVVNLITNMLFGVLGLFMVRTWLVRPRSLYLARDLLRFALPIGIICMLGAAVPMLERQSVEKLLGVEGLGLYAAGSKLAMLLTLVIGSFQTAWAPFSTAIHREQDAAQTYNLVLGFFSLLVCVLTMMLDSVATPLLTLLASQRYAGATVVVFPLAMATAVQSISWVTEIGIGLSKRTSRSVYPHLIYIAAIAGAMLLLVPLLGLAGAALSMMVAQILRSVTASWLAQRVYPLPWIYDWVVKVVACTFITGLVAHGILARWIGSWSVAPLYLLASTALCVYFWRRQLSSSAKMRIASMLSRADK; from the coding sequence TTGAAAATCATCAATCCCGCCAAGCTTGCCCAACACGAACGTCTCTCCTTCCTGTTCAAGGATTCCGTCGTCTATGGCGGAGCCATGGCCGTCAGTCGCGCGTTCTCTCTGATCACGTTTCCTTTGGTTGCGCGCCACTTGTCGGTGGCCGAATACGGCACGCTGGACCTGTTCCTTGTGCTCGCGGGCTTCCTGGTAACCACACTGATCTTCGGACAGGATTCGGCGGTCGGACGTTTCTTCTATGAATATGAAGACCTGGAGCAGCGCAAGCAGGTCATCTCGCAATCTCTGGTGATCCAGGCTGTCGTCTGTCTCGGCGCCGTCGTGATTCTATTCTTGCTGTCCGGTCGGGTCGCGGCACTGGTCTCGACTGCCGACGGCTCAACACGCTACTTCAATATCGTCCTCGCGCAGGTGCCATTCACGTTGGCGGTCAACTTCGCTCAAAACCTGTTGAAGTGGACTTTTTCGCGACGGGCCTTCCTGATCATGTCGATCGGATATTCAGCGGCGCAGGCAAGTGGCCTGGCGATCGCCGTCTTCCTGTTCGATGTCAGCACGGAGACGGTATTGGTAGTCAACCTGATCACCAACATGCTATTCGGCGTGCTAGGGTTGTTCATGGTCCGCACTTGGCTGGTGCGGCCAAGGAGTCTGTATCTTGCCAGGGATTTGCTACGCTTCGCGCTTCCTATCGGCATCATCTGCATGCTGGGTGCAGCGGTTCCTATGCTGGAACGTCAATCGGTGGAAAAGCTGCTGGGTGTGGAAGGACTTGGACTGTATGCGGCCGGTTCCAAACTGGCGATGTTGCTGACCCTCGTCATTGGCTCCTTCCAGACGGCCTGGGCCCCTTTCTCAACAGCGATTCATCGCGAGCAGGATGCCGCACAGACCTACAACCTCGTCCTGGGCTTCTTCTCGCTGCTGGTCTGCGTCTTGACCATGATGCTTGATAGCGTGGCTACGCCCCTGCTGACCCTGCTGGCCTCGCAACGTTATGCTGGCGCTACCGTGGTGGTGTTTCCACTGGCCATGGCAACCGCAGTACAGTCAATCAGCTGGGTGACGGAGATCGGCATCGGGCTGTCGAAACGAACCTCGCGTAGCGTATATCCCCACCTGATCTATATCGCCGCCATCGCCGGTGCGATGTTGCTTCTGGTTCCATTGCTGGGATTGGCCGGTGCAGCGCTGTCAATGATGGTGGCGCAGATCCTGCGTTCCGTTACAGCCAGTTGGCTGGCACAGCGCGTCTATCCGCTGCCCTGGATTTATGACTGGGTCGTCAAAGTGGTTGCCTGTACATTTATCACTGGCCTTGTCGCGCACGGCATCCTGGCAAGATGGATAGGATCGTGGAGTGTCGCGCCGCTCTACCTGCTTGCCAGCACGGCGTTGTGTGTCTACTTTTGGCGCAGGCAACTGAGCTCTTCGGCAAAGATGCGCATCGCCTCCATGCTGTCACGCGCCGACAAATAA
- a CDS encoding glycosyltransferase gives MNNNNFALLRHLLDLGADAELLLMADDGIGALAHFSPESDTWDLSRWAARIRQLDAPNRFISAIGSEFPWNLMFWAKHMLSVARGNPHPKLTRPLSASRLDRTLRPYDRLVGSGIAPALLMSAGRRLDVFYPYSSGVEWVGDPDVTALMKGQDRLKRAGALRVRDKQIAGIRASRHVVSSDIGYTAQVFAEMGISPLLMQLPMLYKEASPATYPPQLSALLDQLSHYDLRFISHARHRWCNTGDFQDDEWEFRYSKHNNWIIHAFAQFQRQRPHVRSVLVLLDYGTDATNSRLLCQELGISESVLWIERMPRMQLLEVINACDVGIGEFYSMPRMIWGGTALEIMACAKPLVQGFVFDDGEFQSLYGSAPPPMCAVRTQEDLTRWLLQLGDSPLLRSRLGEEGLRWFDSYNGRGLARQWLDLIAA, from the coding sequence ATGAACAATAACAACTTCGCGTTGTTGCGCCACCTGCTGGATCTGGGTGCAGACGCTGAGTTGCTGCTCATGGCCGATGATGGGATCGGCGCCCTGGCACATTTTTCACCTGAAAGCGACACCTGGGACCTCAGCCGCTGGGCTGCGCGCATTCGACAGCTTGATGCTCCCAACCGGTTCATCTCGGCAATCGGAAGCGAGTTTCCCTGGAACCTCATGTTCTGGGCGAAGCACATGCTGTCCGTAGCGCGCGGCAATCCCCACCCCAAACTAACCCGCCCGCTCTCTGCTTCCCGCCTGGATAGAACGCTGCGCCCCTATGATCGCCTGGTCGGCTCCGGAATAGCACCTGCGTTGCTGATGTCGGCAGGGCGCCGTCTGGACGTGTTCTACCCATATTCTTCTGGTGTCGAATGGGTCGGCGACCCTGACGTGACTGCATTGATGAAGGGGCAAGACCGGCTCAAGCGCGCTGGCGCTCTCCGTGTGCGCGACAAACAGATCGCTGGCATACGGGCCTCCAGGCATGTCGTTTCCAGCGACATCGGCTACACGGCGCAGGTCTTCGCAGAAATGGGAATCTCCCCCCTTCTCATGCAATTGCCGATGCTCTACAAGGAAGCGTCACCGGCGACCTACCCTCCGCAACTGTCTGCGCTGCTGGACCAATTGAGTCATTACGACCTGCGCTTCATCTCGCATGCTCGACATCGCTGGTGCAATACCGGGGATTTCCAGGACGACGAATGGGAATTCAGGTACTCGAAGCATAACAACTGGATCATTCATGCCTTCGCGCAGTTCCAGCGACAGCGTCCGCATGTGCGCTCAGTACTTGTCCTGCTGGACTATGGTACCGACGCAACCAATTCAAGACTGCTCTGCCAGGAGCTGGGGATCTCGGAGAGCGTACTGTGGATAGAACGTATGCCGCGCATGCAACTGCTGGAAGTCATCAATGCCTGCGACGTAGGAATCGGAGAATTTTATTCCATGCCTCGCATGATCTGGGGCGGCACAGCCCTCGAGATCATGGCGTGTGCAAAGCCTCTGGTGCAGGGCTTTGTTTTTGACGACGGTGAATTCCAGTCTCTTTACGGCTCGGCACCACCACCAATGTGTGCCGTCCGCACGCAGGAAGATCTGACACGCTGGCTGCTGCAACTTGGAGACAGTCCCTTGTTGCGATCCAGGCTAGGCGAAGAAGGACTCCGTTGGTTCGATAGCTATAACGGCCGCGGACTGGCGCGTCAATGGCTTGATCTGATCGCGGCTTAA
- the asnB gene encoding asparagine synthase (glutamine-hydrolyzing) codes for MCGIAGILMNQAALPDVSVLRAMAASMAFRGPDDEGIHVAPSIGLVHRRLSIRDLSSAGHCPMSTADGRYTLVFNGEIYNWRELRAELESMGQVFHSQSDTEVVLQAYNAWGTDVIARLEGMFALAVWDDQAGSLFLARDRMGEKPLYYARTDQGLAFSSSPSAVLHATGPLPLDPMGIACHLSHTFIPATHTGWAGLRVLAPATWLLAHADGRIEERRYWDFPRTSPKPIAWADALSEVESILDDSVQRTLDADVEVGVFLSGGVDSSLIAALAARHNKRVKAFSIGFAEVQYNELPYSEAVAKHLGIEQHVHIVTCDDIIDALPHLVRQYGQPFGDASALPTYLVSRLARQHAKVCLSGDGGDELFGGYWRLQAGVYAARYGALVPTWLRRHAVPAVASRLGRLGRRLDAMNTLSLAEAGSGYTNSESWFNHLQQVAGPNLLPALDMEKLVAARVGKATNRPEASIVQRLLYDDIQIQFPDALLAKVDVASMAASLEVREPFLTPRLLEFAWGLPDHTKLKWGNRKALLKEIAARHVPRDVVYRPKMGFASPLDKWFKGELGEYGASLFEHSVAVASGYVAPGIFETTLARHRQSGKEATRLWLLLWLELWFRTQQAEADVKEAL; via the coding sequence ATGTGTGGAATAGCAGGCATCCTGATGAACCAGGCTGCATTGCCCGACGTATCGGTACTGCGCGCCATGGCTGCCTCCATGGCATTCCGTGGCCCGGACGACGAAGGCATTCACGTCGCACCATCCATTGGCCTGGTGCATCGGCGTCTGTCAATCCGCGACCTCAGTTCTGCCGGCCACTGCCCCATGAGCACCGCCGATGGTCGTTATACCTTGGTCTTCAACGGCGAAATCTACAACTGGCGCGAACTGCGTGCTGAACTCGAGTCCATGGGACAGGTGTTCCATAGTCAGTCCGACACGGAAGTAGTGCTACAGGCTTATAACGCTTGGGGAACCGACGTAATAGCCAGGCTGGAGGGCATGTTCGCCCTCGCGGTCTGGGATGACCAGGCAGGCAGCTTGTTCCTGGCGCGTGATCGCATGGGCGAGAAGCCGCTGTACTATGCCCGGACTGACCAAGGGTTGGCCTTCAGCTCCTCGCCATCGGCCGTCTTGCACGCAACGGGGCCATTGCCGCTTGATCCGATGGGTATTGCCTGCCATCTTTCCCACACCTTCATACCGGCCACGCATACAGGCTGGGCCGGCCTGCGTGTGCTTGCTCCGGCCACCTGGCTGCTGGCGCATGCTGATGGACGTATCGAAGAGCGCCGCTACTGGGATTTCCCCCGGACGTCGCCCAAGCCGATCGCCTGGGCAGATGCGCTATCCGAAGTCGAGTCTATTCTGGACGACAGTGTCCAGCGCACATTGGACGCTGATGTCGAGGTCGGCGTATTCCTTAGCGGCGGTGTCGATTCATCACTGATCGCTGCCCTGGCCGCTCGGCACAATAAGCGGGTCAAGGCTTTTTCGATTGGATTCGCTGAAGTCCAGTACAACGAATTGCCTTACTCGGAGGCCGTCGCAAAGCATCTGGGTATCGAGCAGCACGTCCATATTGTCACTTGCGACGATATCATCGACGCCTTGCCTCATCTGGTCCGCCAATATGGACAACCTTTCGGCGACGCATCGGCATTACCGACCTATCTGGTATCGCGGCTGGCGCGCCAGCATGCCAAGGTCTGCCTTAGTGGCGATGGCGGCGATGAACTGTTCGGCGGCTACTGGCGCCTGCAGGCAGGCGTCTATGCCGCGCGTTATGGCGCCTTGGTTCCCACGTGGCTGAGGCGCCATGCCGTGCCGGCCGTGGCTTCCCGTCTAGGCCGGCTCGGACGGCGCCTGGACGCGATGAACACCTTGTCCTTGGCCGAAGCCGGATCGGGATATACGAATTCGGAAAGCTGGTTCAATCATCTCCAGCAGGTCGCAGGTCCGAACCTGCTGCCGGCCCTCGACATGGAGAAACTGGTCGCCGCACGTGTCGGCAAGGCGACAAATCGTCCCGAGGCCAGCATCGTGCAACGCCTGCTTTACGATGATATCCAGATTCAGTTCCCCGACGCCCTGCTGGCAAAAGTGGATGTCGCCAGTATGGCGGCATCGCTGGAAGTACGCGAACCCTTCCTCACTCCGCGCCTGCTGGAATTCGCCTGGGGTCTGCCCGATCACACCAAGCTGAAGTGGGGAAACCGCAAAGCATTGCTCAAGGAAATCGCCGCCCGGCACGTACCAAGGGATGTCGTCTATCGCCCGAAGATGGGTTTCGCAAGCCCTCTGGACAAATGGTTCAAAGGGGAGCTGGGGGAGTACGGTGCCAGTCTGTTCGAACACAGCGTGGCAGTTGCGTCCGGATATGTGGCCCCCGGCATATTTGAAACAACGCTGGCCCGGCACCGCCAGAGTGGAAAGGAAGCAACGCGGCTTTGGCTGCTGCTCTGGCTGGAGCTATGGTTCCGCACCCAACAGGCAGAGGCTGACGTGAAGGAAGCTCTGTGA
- a CDS encoding glycosyltransferase has protein sequence MTSRHQRLIYVGNLDSVLFRQRVARIQELLGEPSHTVLDTGRRKRIDTLRFLIACACVMIRILLSPAPAKILLHGAYSPVLWLLLLLRRVHAVSILQGSELNVDFTGLRVRLITLILRRSALVVCRNEAQRKLAVELGQAQPGRCVIVNWGLKDELFTVPFPPRQAEPVLISPRATQREYNIQAIFAAVARLKKEGQRFRFIYVRFNPTFTLDDLSAADEVLEAPPQNLLWEKIAQADLCISVPDYDGLSNTVLETLALGTMPLYSELPPYAFLKQDARLGISAGLGDSFEQNVQRLEETIKHALSQLEEIRSGSQFRRDFAETHFRNGSGVEHIIGALRA, from the coding sequence GTGACCTCTCGGCATCAGCGTCTTATCTATGTCGGCAATCTCGACTCCGTCCTGTTTCGCCAACGGGTCGCCCGTATCCAGGAGTTGCTCGGCGAGCCGTCGCATACAGTGCTCGATACTGGTCGTCGCAAACGGATTGATACGTTGCGATTCCTGATTGCCTGCGCCTGTGTGATGATCAGGATCCTGCTATCTCCAGCGCCAGCAAAGATTCTCCTGCATGGCGCTTACAGTCCAGTACTGTGGTTGCTACTGCTGCTGCGCAGAGTACACGCGGTTTCCATCTTGCAAGGCTCTGAACTCAATGTCGATTTCACCGGCCTGCGCGTCCGGCTCATTACCCTTATCTTGCGGCGCTCTGCCCTGGTGGTCTGCCGCAATGAGGCTCAGCGCAAGCTCGCTGTCGAGCTAGGTCAAGCTCAACCCGGGCGCTGTGTAATCGTGAACTGGGGCCTGAAAGATGAGCTGTTCACCGTTCCTTTCCCGCCTCGCCAGGCTGAGCCGGTTCTCATTTCCCCGCGCGCAACACAGCGTGAATACAATATTCAGGCCATCTTCGCCGCTGTCGCCAGACTCAAGAAGGAAGGTCAACGCTTCCGCTTCATCTACGTACGCTTCAATCCTACCTTTACGCTGGACGACCTCAGTGCCGCAGACGAGGTTCTGGAAGCGCCGCCGCAGAATCTTCTGTGGGAGAAAATAGCTCAAGCCGATCTATGCATCAGCGTACCGGACTATGACGGCCTATCCAATACGGTTCTGGAAACCCTGGCGCTTGGCACGATGCCACTCTACAGTGAGCTTCCTCCCTACGCGTTTTTGAAGCAAGATGCCCGCCTGGGCATCAGCGCAGGACTGGGCGACTCATTCGAACAGAATGTGCAGCGCTTAGAGGAAACGATCAAACACGCGCTCTCACAACTTGAAGAAATCCGATCCGGCTCTCAGTTTCGACGCGACTTTGCTGAGACGCACTTCAGGAACGGCTCTGGGGTAGAACATATCATCGGAGCATTACGTGCTTGA